A single genomic interval of Camelina sativa cultivar DH55 chromosome 11, Cs, whole genome shotgun sequence harbors:
- the LOC109127409 gene encoding uncharacterized protein LOC109127409 yields MLGAKPVATPMSQSPLTLHSGTPLADAKTYRMVIGTLQYLAFTRPDIAFAVNRLSQYMHQPTTDHWQAAKRILRYLVGTTSHGIFIRSDCLLTVHAFSDADWGGDKSDCISTNAYIVYFGGSPILWSSKKQRSVARSSTEAEYRAVANTASELQWICSLLSELGITLSAAPVIYCDNMGATYLCSNPVFHSRMKHIAIDYHFVRGYIQSGALRVSHISTHDQLADALTKPLPRPRFQELAYKIGVKSLSPS; encoded by the coding sequence ATGCTTGGTGCGAAGCCAGTGGCGACGCCGATGTCCCAGTCACCGCTCACGTTACACTCCGGGACACCTCTTGCTGATGCTAAAACATACCGCATGGTTATTGGGACTCTACAGTACTTGGCGTTTACCCGTCCGGACATTGCATTTGCGGTAAACCGTCTCTCTCAATATATGCACCAACCAACCACGGATCATTGGCAGGCTGCTAAGAGGATTTTACGTTACCTCGTTGGTACAACTTCTCATGGTATTTTCATTCGCTCGGACTGTCTTCTTACTGTCCATGCTTTTTCAGACGCTGACTGGGGTGGTGATAAAAGTGATTGTATCTCCACAAATGCGTATATTGTCTACTTTGGGGGAAGTCCGATTTTGTGGTCCtccaagaaacagaggagtgtTGCTCGATCCTCCACAGAGGCAGAGTACCGTGCGGTTGCAAACACAGCCTCAGAACTTCAGTGGATATGCTCACTTCTTTCTGAATTGGGCATCACCTTATCAGCAGCACCGGTTATATACTGTGATAATATGGGAGCTACCTATCTTTGTTCAAATCCTGTTTTCCACTCAAGAATGAAGCATATAGCAATTGATTATCACTTCGTGCGTGGCTATATTCAATCCGGTGCCTTGCGTGTCTCCCATATCTCGACACATGATCAGTTGGCCGACGCTTTGACAAAGCCTCTACCTCGGCCACGTTTTCAAGAACTAGCTTACAAGATTGGAGTTAAGTCACTGTCTCCATCTTGA
- the LOC104725302 gene encoding F-box protein SNE-like, giving the protein MSEKRIGMVEKSNNKRQRVAQDRPEFSINDHHDVLVEILRRLDGPSLCSAACVCRLWSAVARNDSIWEELCFQQVSPRPSLSLRSVVSALGGYRCLYFLCIHPVLARLPKFLWTRDQLQLSLSLYCVHYYERLYVGAWIGDAPPSSLMFLRKPVNVV; this is encoded by the coding sequence ATGTCGGAGAAACGTATAGGCATGGTGGAGAAAAGTAACAACAAGAGACAAAGAGTGGCACAAGATCGTCCCGAATTCAGTATCAACGACCATCACGACGTTCTTGTGGAAATCCTTCGGCGACTAGACGGTCCATCTCTCTGTTCAGCCGCATGTGTGTGCCGTCTTTGGTCGGCCGTGGCTCGTAACGACTCTATATGGGAAGAGCTCTGTTTCCAACAAGTGTCACCACGACCGTCTTTGTCCCTTCGATCCGTAGTGTCGGCCCTCGGCGGCTATAGATGTCTCTACTTCCTGTGTATCCATCCTGTCCTCGCACGGCTCCCTAAGTTCCTATGGACACGAGACCAGCTTCAGCTCTCACTATCTCTTTACTGTGTCCATTACTACGAACGTCTCTACGTCGGCGCGTGGATTGGAGACGCGCCACCTTCATCACTCATGTTCCTTCGGAAGCCTGTTAACGTCGTCTGA